In Amycolatopsis coloradensis, one genomic interval encodes:
- a CDS encoding ferredoxin--NADP reductase, which yields MSGPVTVTVAEVITETADARSIVFEIPAEHASAFAYAPGQFLTLRVPSDRTGSVARCYSLSSAPHENRVQVTVKRTADGYGSNWLCDNLQAGQEVQVLPPAGVFSPASLDEDFLLLAGGSGITPVMSILKSALEHGTGEVVLLYANRDERSVIFARELADLAARSQDRLVVVHWLESLQGLPTEAHLRALVAPYTAHEAFICGPGPFMDAARTVLKDLGLPRKRIHLERFLSLGGNPFEVAEPVAVEEAETPASVEVTLDGETKELAWPRRMKLLDLLLEKGFDAPYSCREGQCSACACRVTSGEVKMLNNEVLDGDDIAEGIVLACQSLPLTDEVTVTYE from the coding sequence ATGAGCGGTCCCGTCACCGTGACCGTGGCCGAGGTGATCACCGAGACGGCCGACGCGCGGTCGATCGTGTTCGAGATCCCGGCCGAGCACGCTTCGGCTTTCGCATACGCCCCAGGGCAGTTCCTCACTCTGCGCGTGCCGAGCGACCGGACCGGGTCGGTGGCCCGCTGCTACTCGCTCTCCAGCGCGCCGCATGAGAACCGGGTGCAGGTCACCGTCAAGCGCACCGCCGACGGCTATGGGTCGAACTGGCTTTGCGACAACCTCCAGGCCGGGCAGGAGGTGCAGGTCCTGCCACCGGCCGGAGTGTTCAGCCCGGCGTCGCTCGATGAGGACTTCCTGCTGCTCGCGGGCGGCAGCGGTATCACGCCGGTGATGTCGATCCTCAAGTCCGCGCTGGAGCACGGCACCGGCGAGGTGGTGCTGCTGTACGCCAATCGCGACGAGCGTTCGGTGATCTTCGCGCGGGAGCTGGCGGACCTCGCCGCCCGGTCCCAGGACCGGCTGGTCGTCGTGCACTGGCTGGAGAGCCTGCAAGGACTTCCGACCGAGGCACACCTGCGCGCCTTGGTGGCGCCGTACACCGCGCACGAGGCGTTCATCTGCGGGCCTGGCCCGTTCATGGACGCCGCGCGCACGGTGCTCAAGGACCTCGGGTTGCCGCGCAAGCGGATCCACCTGGAACGGTTCCTGTCCCTCGGCGGGAATCCGTTCGAAGTGGCCGAGCCGGTCGCCGTCGAAGAGGCCGAGACACCGGCGTCGGTCGAGGTCACCCTCGACGGGGAAACGAAGGAGCTCGCCTGGCCCCGCCGGATGAAACTGCTGGACCTGTTGCTGGAAAAGGGTTTCGACGCGCCGTACTCGTGCCGCGAGGGCCAGTGCAGCGCGTGTGCCTGCCGGGTCACCTCCGGCGAGGTGAAGATGCTGAACAACGAGGTCCTCGACGGCGACGACATCGCCGAAGGCATCGTGCTGGCGTGCCAGTCCCTGCCGCTGACCGACGAGGTCACCGTCACCTACGAGTAG